One segment of Triticum aestivum cultivar Chinese Spring chromosome 2A, IWGSC CS RefSeq v2.1, whole genome shotgun sequence DNA contains the following:
- the LOC123185164 gene encoding uncharacterized protein produces the protein MARVEAVVVCLLIVAMDVVAGVLGIHAEKAQSQGRHLKILFIECRQPVPQAYKLGIAAAAVLAASHAIANIVGGCSCTWPCCSGGRRSSPNRQMASFALVLTWMVLLVGLALLILGALPNSKKVMAECGVVRHRFLSIGGILCFVHAVFCLVYYVSANAAAREEGRGSGSKPAGGHT, from the exons ATGGCGAGAGTTGAAGCGGTGGTCGTCTGCCTCCTCATCGTCGCCATGGATGTCGTTGCCGGCGTCCTTGGAATCCACGCGGAGAAAGCTCAGAGCCAG GGGAGGCACCTGAAGATACTTTTCATCGAGTGCAGGCAGCCTGTCCCACAGGCTTACAAGCTCGGCATCGCGGCGGCCGCGGTGCTGGCTGCGTCGCACGCCATCGCCAACATCGTCGGCGGCTGCTCCTGCACGTGGCCCTGCTGCTCCGGCGGCCGGCGCTCGTCGCCCAACCGCCAGATGGCGTCCTTCGCCCTGGTCCTCACATG GATGGTTCTGCTGGTGGGGCTGGCGCTGCTGATCCTCGGTGCGCTGCCGAACTCCAAGAAGGTAATGGCGGAGTGCGGGGTGGTGCGGCACCGCTTCCTCTCCATCGGCGGCATCCTCTGCTTCGTGCACGCCGTCTTCTGCCTCGTCTACTACGTGTCCGCAAACGCCGCCGCGCGGGAGGAAGGCCGTGGGTCTGGGTCCAAGCCCGCCGGCGGGCACACCTGA